One Dysidea avara chromosome 8, odDysAvar1.4, whole genome shotgun sequence genomic window, CTAATACAATGTCAAGTTCTTCACTTGGAATTCTGATCCTTACTAGaccaacacaagctacatgacTACCACGATGTCCAATATTACCAGCAGAAATAATGAAATCTTCACTATCACATGGTCTGGTAAGAACATATTCACAAGTTCCTTGAAAGTGATGCCAAAACCCATCAAATGTTTCATAATGAGGATCACCAACAGCCTGACAAGTTGGTCCATCATAGGAACAAGGTAGTCGTTTGCATTTAAAGATTCCTCCAGGTCTACATGAGCATCTTGTCGAGCagtttgtttgtaattgttctCCAATACGATAGAAACGTCCTTCGTATGTACAATCTAAAATAACGGAATACCACAGTTGTATGACATATATCaaaaataatagtattataTATTAAATGTACAGCAATCTCCTGCAGTTGGTATGTTCTGGCTATGTTTGTCAATATGAATAAGCAAGTCCTAAAGATATCATGGAAATTTCAGTTAAGTGGTTAAATGTTTTACTTAAAGCTGTTAAATCATGCTTTGTTGGGGAGTGGTTGTTATATGTAATGTCTGTACTCAAAACACTTGTGGATAAGCTATACCATTAGTTCTCACTTTTATATAACACTGCTAGATAtcaaggataacaaaatgctttcACCTGAGTGCTTTATGGCAATAATCCTAGTCACACATAATAATCATGTGATATGTAGCCCAGGCAACTGGCCAACTGGACTACACTGCAAATGTATCCCAAGCTGCTTTTTGATTCATCCATGCACTCACTGAAAGAATATACCATATGcgaaaaattcttaatttttactaTTACTTATACATTCTAATGTCCACAATACAAGTGTCTAACATAAGTAGTGAATGTAGAACTGTAGGgtgtggtatgtatgtatgtatgtatgtatagtacaaGTGTTAAATAGGGTTTCCTCCAAAAAATCTGTCAAATTTACTGTTGGttgtacagtagaccctcattTATCTGAACCTCTTTTATCCGAACCCTTGTTTATCCAAAGTTGGAAATGACTATTCTAGTATTTTGATCAACAGAgctgtgtatataaatgtatgggcttcaggtATCCAaactattcacttatctgaacacctttaccattgcctgagacacattgggattcagataactgagggttcATTGTACCATAATTGCTCTTTAGTACAAAATATGTACCAATAACTAACCTGGTGCTTGCACTTCAACAGTAGCAGAACCAGTACCATAACTGTTGGTGACTTCACAAGTATAAACTCCATACTGAGTAACATCAGAAATTGTAAAATTTAAGCTAGAGTCTGAAGATATTTCAAGTCCTTTTGCAGTGATCCACACATAAGTGAAGGGTGGTGAGCTACCAGCTCTACATACCAGTGATACATCATTACCAAAGGGGACAAGATCAATTTCTTCTATTGTGACTGCTGGTGGAAATGTTGCTGGAGGAATGATACATTGCATAACATGTATTCCTTTAAGAGATGCGATTTTAAATTCAGCAGACAACTTGTCAAGCATTAATCAGAATAAACTATGTCATTGGGCATAAAATAGAATACAAGTAATTTTAAGGGCTcataaaaaaacaaacaatggAGGCTGCCTACACTGCAGTGCACTTTTCATTAGTTGAAGTAGAGATACTTACTGCAGGTATAGGTAGCCTCCCTTATTTCATTTCTATCAGCTCTTGAAATtccttgtatttgtttgttaatttcGTTGTaacataatttgtgactggtgaaccaatacataccacatcaaaggaaaggaaGGTGTCACACATGCCATATATTAAATTTGTGCTTGAACATGTACCCCATGCAGTATTGATTGCTAAGAAACTACATGGCCatttcacttcattttcaaCATGTTCCACTCAACAAATGagcagtatgagaagcacctctgcagtcaTTATAGACAATTTTATAAAAGTATGATAGTCAGTACAAAGAAGCCATTACATGCTACCTGCAAATCAGCACCTACATGGTAGtggaaaaagaaatgggacacaaaggaggacaaagtaaagtccatgatgcatgcattgtagtaggagaaaaggcacatctcaggcctAAGTGACATTGAAagagtaaagaaatcaagcctatagTGCTTACCATGGccgagttatgcttggcagaaggcatcagttagttagatAGTACTTATATATGAGAACTTAAAACTCCCCCTGAAGGAACTTTAGAGCTTGATTATATATGCTTACCAAACTTTTGTGAAGGAAAAGCAAGGCTAGTTGTATGGTGATATTTTGTGGCACGATGTGCAAACCATCATGAACCTAATTCAGCAGGAGCTTGATTATGATGACAGGTATACAGAAGGTTACTATCACAATTACCAGATGAGCACTGTGAAGCTTGAATTAACCATCccaagcatgtgtgtgtgtatgtgtgtgtgtgtgtgtgtgtgtgcgtgtctgtgcgtgtgtgtgcatgctagGGAGAAGGTCcatgtgtgtaatgtaatgtacatatatgtTTGTGATGTGCCTACAAGTATTCACATGTGCCCTCCCCCTCCCTCACCATACTATTACCCTTACCACCCACAACACACTAACACTGGGTTGTGTGCTACCAAGTGTGGGCTACTGTTTTTCAAACTGTTAACCAACACAAACTTACAACTGCATACAACAATTACCTAGGCATGAACAACTGGAGAGTGGGGGCTTAGCAACAACTATGATAAGAGAGAAATAATAAATTTGAGACTGCCCAGCCCAAAACAGCCTCAGGAAAAAACCtggcagtcgtttttttttttttgcctaccagGAAAAACCCAAAATTTTCTCCACTCTCATGTATGTGTATGCACCAACAAATCAGTTTAACATTCCAGCATGTCTCTtgtccattatcatcagcaaatcTATCTATAGATAGTCAAGGAAGAAAAAAATATAAAAATCTTTACATTTTTAACACCATCACACTAGGGAGGGTGAGTGGGTGTACCCCACTAACCTTAACACATGGCATAGAATGAATAATCATGCCTAACTTAGCCTTATAAACCTTTATGTCATGTGAGAGAGGCTCAGTTTGTAGTACAGTCCTATCTTTGTTACCCTAGAGTTGGTTAACAGTTTGAAAAACAGTAGCCCACGCTTGGTGACACACAACCCAGCTAGTGTTAGGGTGGCAAGGGTAATAGTATAGTGAGGGAGGTGTATTTTCTGTCAGTTGAATGTAATGAAATAGACAGAAAATGAACTTATAAGCCAAGCTGCTTGATTACGGATAATCTGTGCCCCAATGAATCCACTATGTATCCATCCTTCGCATTTTCTGATTTCCATCTACCATGGCACTTGAATAACCTGTCGGGGACTCCAGCATTAGCCGCCTTGGTAGCTCCACCAACTCTCATACTGTGTAGCCCAAAATCCTTTGGATCATAACCCAGATTTTTAAGTTTCTTTTTAAACAGCCCATGAAGGCAGGTGTAACTTATGCTGCCCAACTCACACAACCTGTCCCCCAGCTTGGTCTTACATATTGGGCGGAACAAAAACCTTTGATCCCTCCACGAGATCTGCATTCTCCTCATGTATTCTTCCAGCTTGCCGACTGGGCAGGTGGCTGAGCCACATCTGGCAATCACCACTTCCTCTCCTTTTCTCGATTGGTCTCCCTTACTATGTGGAATATGTAGCACTATGTACTCTTCGTGGACAGAGATATAGCACGGCCGAATATTCACCAGTTCACTGAACCTCAAAAACCCTGCAAAAGATAACAGGCATGCAGTGGTAAGCCTTAAATCAGTTAGGGTGCCACTCATCTTTGCATCTTCCACCATCTGCTGCAGCATAGCTACCATCACAGGAGCTTTTTTGACAACAGGTTTAGCCAAAGATCTCTGAAGACCCTCTAGGATAGCTTTAACGAAGGGGGAGGATGATGGAGAGACTAAGCCTGCTGTGGAGTGTACCCATGCTAGGGAATTGCATGCTTCCTCCACTGCTGATTTTGAGTCAACTGTACCAGCCAGGTGTTGCAAGTAGAGGCCAACATGGTGCTCTTTGGCTGGCATTCCATACCTTTTAGCCCAGCTCTTCTGCTGTTTGTATGCCGTAAAGTATTTCTTCATTGTGGAGTTTGTTCTACTATGCAGGATAGTGTTTGGGAGCTTAGTACtgtacaatcaagatactctaatatagggtccgcaatgaaaaaaATCGATAATCACAAAATTCCTCCCCtactatttcaacctgtagggcatatcaaagtatttttctacaTACCAATAAACcttatttatctttctccaCACAACAGAAATCGTGATTGATTTGTGCTGGAAATCCTGAAAAATTGTGCGCTCTCTGGATGAAGCATGGGTTCCTTCCTatacttggcatatatagtccaggtctatacctgattataaccaacagcagaaataaattgatttgctactgtggatttAGGACGGAGCTACTTTTTGCCAAAAATCGGCCGTAAATCACGTATTTTTGGATTCagagcaacccagcaatcaacaaaagaaaagcccacaaaccttcactatacagaaatatagtttggttatcacttcatgcacagcgcaagtttcatatggatctgagctatccttccatcaaactaagcagcatgaaatttcttcctagTGCATCTGAGATTAAAACAGGAGGCATGGCTGCAATAACTCCAAGTTTTAGTTTCTCCAGCAAGTTATTTAGGCTTCAAAATTATGTTGTGACCACCTAGTGGTATTAGTTCCCAACTagaaatggatcacgtgattatcGATTGATTGTTAGTGCGCATTATAGCTACATGGTTAGCTACGTAGTGGTATAATCCAGGCAAAACTTCACTTGTACTTTTATCAACATTTGACTGTGACACCACTGACGAAGCTACTAGAGTTAGGCATAATAAAACTTCCAAAAATGGCAGGGTTGTTTGTATGCAAGATAgagatagctactctaatagaaaagtcacatAAATAGTTGTGTTATTTTAACGGATTTGAAGCAGGCAGCTGACAAAgagtattattgcattttatatttTTTAAACCCACCAAAAATCATTTACATCAGTGGTATATAAGTTTAGCTAGTTTGTACTCAATTTTTCTTCTTAAAAGTTAGGAAGGTATGTCCTCAATCTTATTTTTTACATCAGGCTGTAGGCAGTTACTCTGTGCTATGAGCCTTTAACAAACAAAGTTTTCACTCATAGCTGAAGGGTATTACTTATTTTTGGCTTTATATCGTAAGAAACACCAAAGGCCTGTTGGATATGGATAACTGTTATACCAACAGCCACAATATACTGAGTGCTCTATAATACATGTATAACACTTTGTAGAGCTgtctatgcatgtgtatagccATTCCTGAATTTATATGAGGTTTATAAGTCATTGAAGCAAATCACATGTACTTTAGAAATCACATTTTAAGTCACATTTAAGGTAATAATAGATCCATAGTGGGAAGACGCAGGCCATTGAGACTGCATGTTATACCGAGTATCATAAGTCTTTAAATTTATAAAAAGGATATCTATAGTATATGTCTACATCTCACACATGCAATATGCTACCAAATATACAACATACATAGTCTAGCTCAACATACAATTGCATGCACATCCTACATGCAAGCAAAACAGAAATTTAAAAACttgcaaaattaattaaaatataaTTAGTTTTGCATTTGTACCATAAAAATCGACAACCAGTTTGCATGATGAATTTTTGGTTAGCAGTATGTTAGAAGGACCTATACATATCATTACAATTATTCAATGTACAAAACTTACCATTACAGTTTAGTATGAAGGTAATAGCTAATTTATCAGAAGTGTGTGTTGTGCCATTTAGTAGTGCAAGGTGGCCAATTAATACCAATATTCATTTTTGAAATGCCCCTGTAACTATATAGAATCATTATTATAGTGAATTGAAACTCTAGCAGCATAATAATTCTTATTACTATAAATATTGCCTCTAGGTATAGCCATGCACTCATGATGTGAAGTCATTACGGTGTGCCCTCAACCAGCAATCTGATACTCTTGAGGTTtctttccaattgcacttttACCCTGATATTTAATTCTTCCTGCTTTGGATTCCGCCTTCTTACTGAAGAGTACAGAATAGTAGAGAAACTGGAGACTgtttgcatgactgctctattagagtatcttgatcttacatACAAACATCCCTGCCATTTTTGGTAGAACCCACGTTTTACTATGCCTAACTCTATGCTTTGTCAGTGGTGTCTCAGTCAAATGTTGATAAAAGTACTAGTGAAATTTTACATGGATTATACCACTACGTTAGGGTCCACAAACTGAAAAATCAAcgtttacaaatcgatccccctaccaatgtgggatgttcattgtagtataccATTGCTacatccaccatgaaaccaggTGCATGATTGTTGTCCTTACAGAAATATCGCTTTTTGTATCTCacgagatgcaaaatttattttttaaattttgtgttTCACACAAAGGatcggatgaaacttgctacttagccacaTCTTATCTAGAGTTGTAGTTAAAAAATACACAcagcaataagcaaatgatttgctaCATTTGTGGCACAGAGCTGCTGTCTTTTTAAAATTACAAGCGAAACACAAACTTTCGAATTCaagctgccctaccagccaagacaagaaaagccaaataTTCTTCACAGTATTGTGAtaaggttgggtgcatagtgTGTCTGTGCTGtaagtctggaaaggatctgagacttctcaccatctgggtgatgagcatcaaaattttctgcaacatTTGGGAATTATATTGTGCCTTCTAGCCATTTATAatgcttctgcagccacaacaccCATCAATGACAGACTGGAAcgatggcaaaagatgtcccagGACAGTTGGTGCcagtggttgtcaattattatttcatcgaTACCCTCCATGCATCGTTCAAAGCTCTAGACCACTGGAGGCAGCTAAATCGTCCAAAACTGACTTCACCTATCATGTTCCACAGTGGCTTCAGATCTTTACTATATCACCCTACAGCACCATCGTGTTGCAAAATATTCAAAAATAGACTGAAAAAAGCAtgaaatctttcatttttgaatCAAGCTAGGTGGGGTTCCCGGCAAGCTGCTGGAAActacatcatatgaaatcacagaaacaatgACTGCTACTACTGCCAAACATTTTGGtccatcttttatcatcattctaaacaaaattaggtgGTCAGTGTAGCATCAGAGGTGCTGGAAGGCACTTCAGTGTTATTGAGAGAATCCTGTGAAATGAAGCACAAAATTTTTGacactcgtcacccagatggtgagaagtcttaGATCCTttcagactaacagcatagatagactatgcacccaaccctATCAGAATGCTGTGAAGAATATTTGACTTTACTTGTCTTGGTTGGTAGGACAGCTTGAATTTGAAAAGTCGTGCTTCGTTTTGTgatttttgaaagaaagcaGCCCTGTGCTGGGAATCAAACAAATCAATTGCTTATTGCcgtgtgtactttttaactacaacaactctagatAAGACCTGGCTAAGTATCAAGTTCCATCCGGTCATTTGTGTGGagcatgaaatttaaaaaatatattttaCGTCTCATGAGATATAAAATTCAATAATTCTGTGAAGACAATAATCGTGcttccggtttcatggtggatctagcaatggtatgctatgatgaacatcccacaatggtagaggaatcgatttgtaaaagttgatttttcagtTTGCTGACCCTAACTACGTAGCTAACCATGTAGCTATAATGCACACCAAAATCAATTGATAATCATGTGATCCATTTCTAGTTGGGAACTAATACCACTAGGTGGTCACAACATAATATTGAAGCCTAAATAACTTGCTGGAGAAACCAAAACTTGGAGTTACTGCAGCCACGCATCCCATTTTAGTCTCAGATTCgctaggaagaaatttcatgctgcttagtttgatggaaggaaagctcagaCCCATATGAAACTTTCATTGTGTATAAAGTGACAACCAAACTACATCACTTTATAGTGAAGGCTTGTTggctttccttttgttgattgctgggttgctccgaATCCAAAAATACGTGATTTTTGGCTGATTTTTGGCAAAGAGTAGCTCAGTACTAAATCCACAGGAGCAAATCAATTTATTTCTGCTGTTggttataatcaggtatagacctggactatatatgccaagtatgggaaggaacccATGCTTCATCCAGAGAGCATGCAATATTTCAAGATTTCCAGCATAAATCAATCGCGATTTCCGTCATATAGAGAAAGATAAATAAGGTTTATTGGTAcgtagaaaaatactttgatatgcccTACAGGTTGAAATTGTAGGGGAGTAATTTTGTGAttatcgattttttcattgcggaccctatctaatAGAACCACTTAACTATGTAATAGACCACACACTTAATTGCTAGTATCAGTGGAGCTCTCCATCCTAATACTGGTGCTATATTGTTTTATTAGGTATTGTTacataatatctaatccaaaacagccaagctgtaaaaaaagtgtgcggccctcagaaaggctatggtgaaaaaagatgtgaaatccaaggtggcggccaagaaatggctgtgatggtaggttaatggtaaaaattttaataacgacaattcaggtgaatttttgtgccacttcacaaaatttacctgaattgtcattattaaaatttttaccattaacctaccatcacagccatttcttggccgccaccttggatttcacatcttttgtcaccatagcctttctgagggccgcacactttttttacagcttggctgttttggattagatttcatttctttttgtatttgtttaaCCCAAAGccggacttttttaacctatgttttttttctttactacaggaagaagaaaagatgaagtagatgtactttaaatattttatcagtaaatgtacaaattatatatataatacatatgtgaccggatttgcgaaaaggggccttccacacacatccaatttgccaactttgacaattgataacttcagattggaaagagctattgccttgaaatttgggcagtggtgatttctttgcagctgaactctctacatggtggtttctttgtagctgaactctctacaaggtaatttcttttagctgatctctctacagggagatttgtttgtagctgaactatctacaagggtaacttcttctagctgatctctctacagggtgatttgtttgtagctgaattctgtacaggtgatttgtttgcagctgagctctttacggtttctttgtagctgaactctctacaaagtaacttcttctaactgatctttctacagggtgatttgtttgtagctgaactatctacaaggtaatttcttctagctgatctctctacagggtgatttgtttgtagctgaattctgtaacaggtgatttgtttgcagctgagctctttacagaatggtttctttgtagctgaactctctacaaggtaacttttctagctgatgtctctacaaggtgactagtttgtagctgaactctctacatggtggtttctttgtaactgaactttctacaaggtgacttcttctagctgatctttcaataggatgatttgtttgtagcttcactctctacaaggtaacttcttctagctgatctctctacagggagatttgtttgtagctgatctctctacaggtgatctgaattctgtacaggtgatttgtttgcagctgagctctttacagaatggtttctttgtagctgaactctctaaaaggtaacttcttctaactgatctttctacagggtgatttgtttgtagctgaactatctacaaggtaatatcttctagctgatctctctacagggtgatttgtttgaagctgaattctgtacaggtgatttgtttgcagctgagctctttacagaatggtttctttgtagctgaactctctacaaggtaatttcttctagctgatctctctacagggagatttgtttgtagctgaactctctacaaggtaacttttctagctgatgtctctacaaggtggctagtttgtagctgaactctctacatggtggtttctttgtaactgaactttctacaaggtgacttcttctagctgatctttcaataggatgatttgtttgtagcttcactctctacaaggtaacttcttctagctgatctctctacagggagatttgtttgaagctgaactttctaaatgatggtttctttatagctgaactctttagaaggtaacttcttctagctaatctcggtgatttgtttgtagctgaattctgtacaggtgatttgtttgcagctgagctctttacagaatggtttctttgtag contains:
- the LOC136264900 gene encoding integrase/recombinase xerD homolog; translated protein: MKKYFTAYKQQKSWAKRYGMPAKEHHVGLYLQHLAGTVDSKSAVEEACNSLAWVHSTAGLVSPSSSPFVKAILEGLQRSLAKPVVKKAPVMVAMLQQMVEDAKMSGTLTDLRLTTACLLSFAGFLRFSELVNIRPCYISVHEEYIVLHIPHSKGDQSRKGEEVVIARCGSATCPVGKLEEYMRRMQISWRDQRFLFRPICKTKLGDRLCELGSISYTCLHGLFKKKLKNLGYDPKDFGLHSMRVGGATKAANAGVPDRLFKCHGRWKSENAKDGYIVDSLGHRLSVIKQLGL